From Thalassotalea euphylliae, the proteins below share one genomic window:
- a CDS encoding tetratricopeptide repeat protein, with product MGVLASALWIQGVQAEHSGKLAPSEDIHTICALSPRQCLVSTEKLLTQEPSESRRWFQYKTYQFDALFQLLDIEALARELAPWLDRDDIPLKFKISVLIYSAKTLPESQKALANQQMNQAIEVLEQINEAHRDPLIVVQIANALNQQGEYQRGYDMLMPLVAKYQHRYMPRFKHELFENLGHFALRLNKLGDHLEYRQLALEWARALGNNIQVAISLYNVARAYQMLSDYSNAMDYFMQAEQLEALGPNDQNLINFRRAEMSLAQGRLDEAIEYYGKVDKVIGAKFYRALLSEFELALTQAKSASQSAE from the coding sequence ATGGGGGTATTGGCAAGTGCGCTTTGGATACAAGGTGTACAGGCTGAACACTCAGGTAAGCTGGCGCCTAGCGAAGATATTCACACCATATGTGCTCTATCGCCGCGCCAGTGTCTAGTCAGCACCGAAAAGCTGTTAACACAAGAACCAAGTGAAAGCCGTCGCTGGTTTCAATACAAAACCTATCAATTTGATGCCTTGTTTCAATTATTGGACATTGAAGCGCTTGCACGTGAGCTAGCGCCTTGGCTTGATCGCGATGATATTCCGCTGAAATTTAAAATCAGTGTCTTGATTTATTCCGCGAAAACGCTACCAGAATCCCAAAAGGCGCTTGCCAATCAACAAATGAATCAGGCGATTGAGGTGCTTGAACAAATCAATGAAGCGCATCGCGATCCACTGATTGTTGTGCAAATCGCCAACGCGCTTAATCAGCAAGGGGAATATCAGCGGGGCTACGACATGCTGATGCCCTTGGTGGCTAAGTATCAGCATCGCTACATGCCTCGTTTTAAACATGAGTTATTCGAAAATTTAGGCCATTTTGCTTTGCGCCTAAATAAGCTAGGTGATCATTTAGAGTATCGACAGTTAGCATTAGAGTGGGCGAGGGCGCTAGGCAATAATATTCAGGTCGCCATCTCACTTTACAACGTTGCCCGCGCGTATCAAATGTTGTCGGATTACTCGAATGCGATGGATTATTTTATGCAAGCTGAGCAGCTTGAAGCACTTGGCCCAAATGATCAGAACTTGATTAATTTTCGGCGAGCGGAAATGTCATTGGCTCAAGGTCGACTCGACGAAGCAATCGAATATTACGGCAAAGTCGATAAGGTCATCGGTGCTAAGTTTTATCGTGCCTTGCTTAGTGAATTTGAATTGGCGCTGACGCAAGCCAAAAGTGCCTCGCAAAGTGCTGAGTAA
- a CDS encoding Hsp20 family protein, producing MRTSTDFSPLYRSFIGFDHLASLMDKAARNEKQPSYPPYNIESLAEDKYRITMAVAGFAEEELDIESKQNHLIITGTKASAADKTERKFLHQGIAERNFERKFQLGDHVKVVGAFMENGLLHVDLEREIPEALKPRKIAINGKSLLEGNTE from the coding sequence ATGCGTACATCTACAGATTTCAGCCCACTTTACCGTTCATTCATTGGTTTTGATCACTTAGCCAGTCTAATGGACAAAGCCGCACGAAACGAAAAGCAGCCTTCTTACCCACCATACAATATTGAATCGCTTGCGGAAGATAAATACCGCATCACCATGGCGGTCGCTGGATTTGCGGAAGAAGAGCTCGATATAGAATCAAAGCAAAATCATTTAATCATTACTGGCACAAAAGCCAGTGCAGCAGATAAAACTGAGCGAAAATTCTTACATCAAGGTATTGCCGAGCGCAATTTCGAGCGTAAGTTCCAGCTTGGTGACCATGTAAAAGTGGTCGGTGCCTTTATGGAAAATGGTTTACTACACGTTGATTTAGAAAGAGAAATACCAGAGGCATTAAAGCCAAGAAAAATCGCCATCAATGGTAAAAGTTTATTAGAGGGTAATACCGAATAA
- a CDS encoding sensor domain-containing diguanylate cyclase, whose protein sequence is MSLEASQLNELHWLMEMLHNIDVGLVVLDRQYNIQIWNGFMENHSGLLPREVKDKNLFSLFEEIPQDWFVRKAESVFLLKNKAFTIWEQRPYVFKFQNYRPITGTADYMYQNTTFIPLMAANGEVSHLCMIVYDVTDSAVHKKDLQSANQELAILSQTDGLTKLFNRTHWERCLESEYKRWLRSQNPSCLVMIDIDQFKKVNDSYGHVVGDDVIKHLAELVRQQVRETDVSGRYGGEEFAVLLSDTTLENAHTFAERLRSKVESSVVKYNDIDINYTISIGIAQVTPGISTYEAWIECADSALYQSKKDGRNRITSFPKQ, encoded by the coding sequence ATGTCGTTAGAAGCATCACAATTAAACGAATTACATTGGCTAATGGAAATGTTGCACAACATTGACGTTGGCTTAGTGGTACTTGATCGCCAGTATAATATTCAGATTTGGAACGGTTTTATGGAAAACCACAGCGGCTTACTACCGCGTGAGGTTAAAGATAAAAACCTGTTCTCATTGTTTGAGGAAATTCCACAAGACTGGTTTGTACGTAAGGCTGAGTCGGTATTTTTGTTGAAAAACAAGGCGTTTACCATTTGGGAGCAGCGACCGTATGTGTTTAAGTTCCAAAACTATCGACCAATCACAGGTACCGCTGATTACATGTACCAAAACACGACCTTTATTCCCCTGATGGCGGCCAATGGTGAAGTAAGTCATCTGTGCATGATTGTGTACGATGTGACCGATAGCGCCGTACACAAAAAAGATTTGCAAAGCGCTAACCAAGAGCTGGCGATCCTCAGCCAAACAGATGGCCTGACTAAACTGTTTAATCGCACCCACTGGGAGCGTTGTTTAGAGTCGGAATATAAACGTTGGTTACGCAGCCAAAATCCAAGCTGTTTGGTGATGATTGATATCGATCAATTTAAGAAGGTCAACGATAGCTACGGTCATGTCGTGGGCGATGATGTGATCAAACACTTGGCTGAGCTGGTTAGGCAACAAGTGCGCGAAACCGATGTTTCTGGGCGCTATGGCGGCGAAGAGTTTGCTGTACTCTTATCAGATACGACATTAGAAAATGCCCATACTTTTGCTGAGCGCTTGCGCTCAAAAGTGGAGTCGTCGGTGGTTAAATACAATGATATCGACATCAATTACACGATCAGCATTGGGATCGCGCAAGTGACACCGGGCATCAGTACATACGAAGCATGGATTGAATGCGCAGACAGTGCCCTTTATCAATCGAAAAAGGACGGGCGAAACCGTATTACCTCGTTCCCTAAACAGTAG
- a CDS encoding alpha/beta fold hydrolase codes for MSSSTLALNLPKGIFVSGNGPAIVFLHSSLSSSRQWFPLVKQLDAHFTCINVDILGYGLADKVSDPENYSFDLEIARINQALDEVIGDASYHLVGHSCGGAIALKMAVEAPQRLLSLSLFEPVAFNLLPAGSDQRHVADEFAERVDLQDNYAAAEVFTDFWNMKGFFKSLPPKMQALMANDMPKVTLDFKGLVSPTYTLADVANIAAPTLFLSGKYSPQLSHSLAEQIIGSLPNVKSVEVDAGHMAPVSHGELVLPKIADFILQNAKNY; via the coding sequence ATGTCATCGAGCACTTTAGCGCTTAACTTGCCCAAGGGGATTTTTGTTTCAGGTAACGGGCCTGCGATTGTTTTCTTGCACAGCTCACTCAGCTCTTCACGCCAGTGGTTCCCATTGGTTAAGCAATTAGACGCCCATTTTACCTGTATCAATGTTGATATTTTGGGGTATGGCTTAGCGGATAAAGTCAGCGACCCTGAAAATTACAGTTTTGACCTTGAAATTGCGCGCATTAATCAAGCTTTAGATGAAGTTATCGGCGATGCAAGCTACCACTTAGTTGGCCATTCTTGCGGTGGGGCAATTGCCTTGAAGATGGCGGTAGAAGCCCCACAGCGCTTATTGAGTTTATCGTTATTTGAGCCGGTTGCCTTTAACTTGCTGCCTGCTGGTAGCGATCAGCGCCATGTCGCTGATGAATTTGCTGAGCGCGTTGATTTGCAAGACAACTATGCGGCAGCGGAAGTATTCACTGATTTTTGGAATATGAAAGGCTTTTTTAAATCTTTACCGCCTAAAATGCAGGCGTTAATGGCTAATGATATGCCGAAAGTGACATTGGACTTCAAAGGATTGGTTTCGCCAACTTACACTTTGGCTGATGTTGCTAACATTGCGGCACCTACGTTATTTTTATCGGGTAAATACAGCCCACAATTAAGCCATAGCTTAGCAGAGCAGATCATTGGCAGCTTACCCAATGTTAAAAGTGTTGAAGTAGACGCCGGACATATGGCACCAGTAAGCCATGGTGAGTTAGTATTACCCAAAATCGCTGACTTTATTCTACAAAATGCTAAGAATTATTAA
- a CDS encoding caspase family protein, with amino-acid sequence MSNIPVAAKLPHLSKLSILAATLISIFACQTTTPKVASQLASAPKGIENIDDLVVVDCQLPGMVKMLGTMKYVTPRRAARLTANECSIRGGEYVFSDRASLDASLNIWLPQAQDGDAVAQNYVGQLYETGVNRPPDFQLAALWYQRAAEQNLKAAQVNLGFLYEMGRGVSQDKKKALNLYRAAAGLDDDQLEYESVIEQRIAERLQQFQGQLKRHQRSNAELEQKLQALYAKHNVALQQLARSLKARNQLQQTTSGISNSAELRRLNKKIKQLEQDNQGLLANIAQLTEENSASKDKLLAEREALTIELSGVNQSLDSLNQQLQRKEQEVTHLASQLSQLKDSYEREKTELYESAKVLSSRSSTSLQQMQEQLLALSLSKSKLAQENAIYQEQNQGLTQVIAELETNLNRLADKESKQANIHRLQIDSLKQTLTQNRLKLQNAAQQVNALSIERADLTERLLLAVKAQEKSQTELAALRLQYTDNQLLQTQTQSALELLKQDKGKLEQQLKQSSMQQADASQAQLTLLEQQLSEKDQAIAQLRRTQSELQLNNQLLKRRLKNDAQQTSELAEQLASKAKSLSQKQREIIRLESQLEQANQKYSGLNQVALRPASNALAPKLRSIDTSAIVKSSITNNNEQSQLVQSFGNFHALIIGNDNYQYLPNLNTAVADANRLEQILKDQYGYETTVLLNADRQTILTRLFELKKSLTDDTNLLIYYAGHGEISDSRGHWLPIDARPDNQANWIPTQQLTDMVALIDARKILIVADSCYSGVLTRSAILSSGVRGDINDKKYQRWLQAMAKGKSRTVLTSGGLQPVLDSGGGEHSLFAKHFLAALENNQGIIDAHTLYNQIFLDVKEAALVMNVDQSPQYAPIKNANHYSVDYFFINRQNL; translated from the coding sequence ATGTCAAATATACCTGTTGCTGCCAAGCTCCCCCACTTGAGCAAACTATCCATTTTAGCCGCAACGCTTATCTCTATTTTCGCGTGTCAAACGACAACACCTAAGGTCGCTAGCCAATTAGCCAGTGCGCCCAAAGGCATTGAAAATATTGACGACTTGGTAGTGGTCGATTGCCAACTTCCTGGCATGGTGAAGATGCTGGGCACTATGAAATACGTTACGCCGAGAAGGGCTGCGCGGTTAACCGCGAATGAATGCAGTATTCGCGGCGGTGAATACGTTTTTAGTGATCGCGCAAGTTTAGATGCATCGTTAAACATTTGGTTACCACAAGCGCAAGACGGTGATGCAGTCGCTCAAAATTATGTGGGGCAATTGTATGAAACAGGCGTTAATCGACCACCAGATTTTCAACTAGCCGCATTGTGGTACCAACGAGCCGCCGAGCAAAATCTCAAAGCAGCACAAGTTAACCTAGGCTTCTTGTACGAGATGGGGCGAGGTGTCAGCCAAGACAAAAAGAAAGCGCTCAATCTCTATCGCGCGGCGGCAGGTCTTGACGATGACCAACTTGAGTACGAGTCAGTCATTGAACAACGCATCGCAGAGCGGCTGCAGCAATTCCAAGGGCAGTTAAAACGACACCAGCGAAGCAATGCCGAACTTGAGCAAAAACTTCAAGCCTTGTATGCCAAACACAATGTCGCACTTCAACAGTTAGCAAGGTCGCTAAAGGCAAGAAATCAGCTCCAGCAGACAACTTCGGGTATTAGCAACAGCGCTGAACTGCGCCGATTGAACAAAAAAATTAAACAACTCGAACAAGATAACCAAGGCTTATTAGCCAATATTGCACAATTGACCGAGGAAAACAGCGCAAGTAAAGATAAACTGCTGGCTGAGCGGGAAGCTTTAACGATAGAGCTGAGTGGTGTTAATCAAAGCCTTGATTCGCTTAATCAGCAGCTACAGCGAAAAGAGCAAGAAGTAACGCATTTAGCGAGCCAATTGAGTCAGTTAAAAGACAGCTACGAGCGGGAAAAAACTGAGCTTTATGAAAGTGCAAAGGTGCTTTCGAGCCGTTCAAGCACAAGCCTTCAACAAATGCAGGAGCAGCTGCTGGCGTTAAGCTTATCAAAAAGTAAGTTAGCGCAAGAAAACGCAATATACCAAGAGCAAAACCAGGGTTTAACACAAGTCATTGCTGAGCTTGAAACCAACTTAAATAGGCTCGCTGATAAAGAAAGCAAGCAGGCAAATATCCACCGATTGCAAATCGACAGTCTCAAGCAAACGCTAACGCAGAACAGGTTAAAGCTTCAAAACGCAGCGCAACAGGTGAACGCGCTGTCTATTGAGCGAGCGGATTTAACCGAACGCTTGCTGCTCGCCGTTAAAGCGCAAGAAAAATCGCAAACTGAGCTGGCAGCGCTGCGCTTGCAATACACTGACAACCAGCTGTTGCAAACACAAACGCAAAGTGCGCTTGAGCTACTGAAACAAGATAAAGGAAAACTTGAACAACAACTTAAACAGTCAAGCATGCAACAAGCAGATGCTTCGCAAGCGCAATTAACCTTGCTTGAGCAGCAGCTCAGTGAAAAAGATCAGGCCATTGCTCAACTGCGACGAACGCAAAGCGAATTACAGCTTAACAATCAATTATTGAAACGCAGGCTCAAAAATGATGCACAGCAAACAAGTGAGTTGGCTGAGCAATTGGCATCAAAGGCGAAGTCTTTAAGCCAAAAGCAACGGGAAATTATTAGATTAGAAAGCCAGCTTGAACAAGCAAATCAAAAGTATTCGGGCCTCAACCAAGTCGCACTGCGCCCGGCGAGCAATGCGCTAGCGCCTAAGCTGCGCTCTATTGATACTAGCGCTATCGTCAAGAGCTCTATCACAAACAATAACGAGCAAAGCCAGCTAGTGCAGTCTTTTGGCAATTTTCACGCGTTAATTATTGGTAACGACAACTATCAGTACTTGCCGAATTTAAATACCGCAGTCGCCGATGCCAATCGCTTGGAGCAGATATTAAAGGATCAGTACGGCTATGAAACAACGGTGTTGCTCAATGCGGATCGCCAAACGATTTTAACTCGTCTGTTTGAATTAAAAAAATCACTCACCGATGATACTAACCTACTTATTTATTACGCCGGGCACGGTGAAATTAGTGACTCTAGAGGGCATTGGTTACCAATTGATGCCAGACCGGATAATCAAGCTAACTGGATTCCCACGCAACAATTAACCGATATGGTTGCGTTAATTGATGCGCGTAAAATTCTGATTGTTGCAGACAGCTGTTACTCCGGCGTGTTAACGCGCAGTGCGATTTTATCTTCCGGTGTGCGCGGTGATATTAACGATAAAAAATACCAACGTTGGTTGCAGGCCATGGCGAAGGGGAAATCGCGCACTGTGCTCACTTCTGGTGGGCTACAACCTGTGTTAGACAGCGGCGGTGGTGAGCATTCATTGTTTGCGAAACACTTTTTAGCGGCACTGGAGAACAATCAAGGGATCATCGATGCCCATACCTTGTACAACCAAATATTTTTGGACGTTAAAGAAGCGGCTCTAGTGATGAATGTCGACCAGTCACCTCAATATGCGCCGATTAAAAATGCTAACCACTATTCGGTGGATTACTTTTTTATCAATCGCCAAAATTTATAA
- the tpx gene encoding thiol peroxidase: MKFSTLLLTSALNFAVISSACADFFTQDSLPKTDNLVKAGNKFVTLLGTQVNEGETAPDFKVVNESFGPVSLSDFANKPVLISVVPSLDTGVCSLQTKRFNEEVANLPGNVVMMTISNDLPFAQKRFCKAENIDKVKVLSDAVWRDFGSKYGLLIKDMGLLTRAIFIIDEQGKIAYKELVANISQHPNYDNALATLKALNSAEASTVPQADSGQAAVAGQ, from the coding sequence ATGAAATTTTCAACTTTACTATTAACTAGCGCATTAAATTTTGCTGTTATTTCCTCTGCTTGCGCAGATTTCTTCACACAAGATTCACTGCCCAAAACCGATAATTTAGTGAAAGCCGGAAACAAGTTTGTAACTCTGCTGGGGACACAAGTAAACGAAGGTGAAACGGCCCCTGACTTTAAAGTGGTTAACGAATCTTTTGGCCCAGTTTCATTAAGTGATTTCGCCAACAAACCTGTGCTGATTTCTGTGGTGCCAAGCTTAGATACAGGGGTTTGCTCGCTGCAAACCAAACGCTTTAATGAAGAAGTTGCCAACCTGCCAGGTAATGTGGTGATGATGACCATTAGCAACGATTTACCTTTTGCACAAAAGCGCTTTTGTAAGGCGGAGAACATCGATAAAGTTAAAGTGCTGTCTGATGCGGTATGGCGCGACTTTGGCAGTAAATACGGCCTATTAATCAAAGACATGGGCTTACTAACACGGGCTATTTTTATCATTGATGAGCAAGGCAAAATTGCTTACAAAGAGCTAGTAGCGAATATTTCACAGCACCCTAATTACGACAACGCGTTAGCCACGCTTAAAGCGTTAAACTCAGCTGAAGCCTCAACAGTACCTCAAGCTGACAGCGGGCAAGCTGCGGTTGCTGGCCAGTAA
- a CDS encoding serine/threonine-protein kinase yields MSKETDKPDHDSNQFTGEHPAQDDSVDKTIIATPAPSSLTSSNEVEVAEAQPALGTGQVIKDRFVLTERLGEGGMGSVYKARDIIQEQAQEKNPWVAIKLLDMVELDSQDALMWLQRETIKARSLAHPNVIRVYDVDRDGDRVFMTMEYLEGISLEQWLSQYAPASQEQCAPIWQAMAAALSFSHQNGIVHCDLKPSNVFICNSGEVKVIDFGIARGQADSQLNTTMFNPGDWGALTPGYASYEMIAGLPPEPQDDIYSMAVVMYQMLTGKHPFDKNSAMKAKALGLQAAPIKGIASDLWQEIKSGLSFERKLRPASALSLVPDKSVVRRNIRYAIVALISLICLPLAYFTFTQQIALESSEPEPAEAKPPETEPALLSQPTVNRDLTPQQVEQVQTILAIADAHFDMEFYVKPIGANAREAYLHVLTIDPVNREAQQGLINIANLFLADAKRYLSQQDRERASVAIAQGLKTVPEHQELRRLQQTLQDF; encoded by the coding sequence ATGTCCAAGGAAACTGATAAACCTGATCATGATAGCAACCAGTTTACAGGTGAGCATCCTGCACAAGATGATTCGGTGGATAAAACCATTATTGCCACACCCGCACCGTCTTCTTTGACGTCGAGTAATGAAGTTGAGGTTGCCGAGGCACAGCCCGCGCTAGGCACTGGCCAAGTGATCAAAGATCGCTTTGTGCTTACTGAGCGGCTGGGGGAAGGGGGAATGGGAAGTGTTTACAAGGCACGAGATATTATTCAAGAGCAAGCACAGGAAAAGAACCCTTGGGTTGCGATCAAATTGTTGGATATGGTTGAGTTGGATAGCCAAGATGCTCTGATGTGGCTGCAAAGAGAAACCATCAAAGCCCGCAGTCTTGCTCACCCCAATGTGATTCGAGTTTACGACGTTGACCGCGATGGCGATCGAGTGTTTATGACCATGGAGTACCTCGAAGGAATATCGCTTGAGCAATGGCTCAGCCAATACGCGCCAGCCTCTCAAGAGCAATGTGCACCTATCTGGCAGGCGATGGCTGCGGCCTTATCATTTTCCCATCAAAACGGTATTGTGCACTGCGATCTTAAACCCAGTAACGTGTTTATTTGTAATAGCGGCGAGGTCAAAGTGATCGATTTTGGCATTGCGCGTGGCCAAGCAGACAGCCAACTCAATACAACCATGTTTAATCCGGGGGATTGGGGGGCACTCACGCCCGGATATGCCAGCTATGAAATGATCGCAGGATTACCTCCCGAGCCGCAAGATGACATTTATTCGATGGCGGTCGTCATGTACCAAATGCTTACAGGCAAGCACCCATTTGATAAAAATAGCGCGATGAAGGCCAAAGCGCTGGGCTTGCAAGCCGCGCCGATAAAAGGCATTGCCTCGGACTTATGGCAGGAGATCAAAAGCGGGTTGAGCTTTGAACGCAAATTAAGGCCCGCATCCGCTTTGTCGTTAGTCCCTGATAAATCAGTGGTTAGACGAAATATACGCTACGCAATTGTCGCGTTAATCTCGTTAATCTGTTTGCCATTGGCTTATTTCACTTTTACTCAACAGATCGCATTAGAATCGTCTGAACCTGAACCAGCTGAAGCTAAGCCCCCTGAAACTGAGCCCGCATTGCTATCACAGCCCACAGTTAACCGTGACTTAACTCCCCAACAAGTTGAGCAAGTGCAAACGATATTGGCGATTGCCGACGCGCATTTTGATATGGAATTTTATGTCAAACCTATTGGCGCTAACGCCCGTGAAGCTTATTTACACGTATTAACCATAGATCCGGTCAATCGCGAGGCGCAACAGGGGCTGATTAACATCGCCAACTTGTTTTTAGCTGATGCAAAAAGATATTTGTCTCAACAAGACAGAGAACGGGCAAGTGTCGCAATCGCCCAAGGGTTAAAAACGGTACCTGAGCATCAGGAATTGCGGCGCTTGCAGCAAACACTGCAAGACTTTTAG
- a CDS encoding autotransporter outer membrane beta-barrel domain-containing protein yields the protein MDKRINVSLLTSTLVIAPHIYINEINANEINTDQIKTNLGTIGVTELQQRMGDAVQTVCGGFVVNGTDGSKQQNDLFNRCGEMVHTANRLNGINGPRAKDLGVSAAELANYLQHVAGEEVATQSNVITDAMMGQNALIAERLSSLMNTMGGIAYTAPESNVTGFNFQSQGLGASSDGNEKWGVYASVKGGFGEKDATDRENAFDLDDYNVLVGIDYLLNNEWVMGISYGYRDMEADYDVTDRVPDTQMDVTTDTISLYGLYHQNDFYLSAVVDFGSSEFDLARQIQIISTTDAPGAPNRTLSSSTDSDQHAVTLDVGYQMVSDNRTVMPYLKVSYLDIEIDSFAESDSSQSNAGEGGGLALAYQKQEIESLKSILGGQISWVLNRDYGVMSPYILAEWHYEHDDESRAITAQYVHDPRNNLVEFVTDDPDSNYFNVGAGISMVYPNGIQAFIDVSTILALEDFDYTSVTVGVRKAF from the coding sequence ATGGATAAACGAATTAACGTTAGTCTGCTCACTTCGACCTTAGTCATCGCCCCTCACATTTATATTAATGAAATAAACGCCAATGAAATTAACACCGACCAAATCAAAACCAACCTAGGCACCATAGGTGTTACCGAATTACAACAACGTATGGGGGACGCTGTACAAACGGTATGTGGTGGTTTTGTCGTTAACGGTACTGATGGCAGTAAACAGCAAAATGATCTGTTTAATCGCTGTGGGGAAATGGTTCACACCGCTAATAGATTAAACGGTATTAACGGCCCTAGAGCGAAAGATTTGGGGGTTTCAGCGGCAGAGTTAGCGAATTATTTGCAACACGTTGCCGGTGAAGAAGTCGCCACGCAAAGCAATGTGATTACCGATGCAATGATGGGGCAAAATGCGTTAATCGCCGAGCGTCTGAGTAGCCTGATGAATACTATGGGTGGCATTGCTTATACCGCACCAGAATCGAATGTAACTGGGTTTAACTTCCAATCTCAGGGATTGGGAGCGAGCAGTGATGGCAATGAAAAGTGGGGCGTTTACGCAAGTGTCAAAGGCGGGTTTGGTGAAAAAGACGCAACCGACCGAGAAAATGCTTTTGATCTAGACGATTACAACGTGTTAGTTGGTATTGATTACCTGCTAAACAATGAGTGGGTAATGGGGATCAGTTATGGTTATCGAGATATGGAAGCTGACTACGATGTAACAGATCGCGTGCCAGATACTCAGATGGACGTAACCACAGATACCATCTCCCTCTATGGTTTATACCACCAAAATGATTTCTATCTGTCTGCCGTTGTTGACTTTGGCAGTAGTGAATTTGATTTAGCTCGCCAGATACAGATTATATCGACAACAGATGCTCCTGGCGCCCCCAATCGCACACTGAGTTCGAGCACAGACTCAGATCAACACGCTGTGACTTTGGATGTTGGCTATCAAATGGTGAGTGATAATCGCACGGTAATGCCCTACCTCAAAGTTTCTTACCTCGATATTGAAATTGATAGTTTTGCCGAATCAGACTCCTCTCAAAGCAATGCTGGCGAAGGTGGCGGCCTCGCACTCGCTTACCAAAAGCAGGAAATAGAATCGTTAAAATCCATCTTGGGCGGCCAGATTAGCTGGGTGTTAAATCGAGACTATGGCGTAATGTCTCCTTACATACTCGCCGAATGGCATTACGAACACGATGATGAAAGCCGTGCCATTACGGCCCAATATGTACACGATCCCCGTAACAATTTGGTAGAGTTCGTTACCGACGACCCTGATTCAAATTATTTTAACGTAGGGGCGGGAATTTCCATGGTTTACCCCAATGGTATTCAGGCGTTTATTGATGTCAGCACTATCTTAGCATTGGAAGATTTTGACTATACCAGCGTGACGGTTGGCGTGCGCAAAGCGTTCTGA
- a CDS encoding response regulator, with translation MPTKLLICDDSNMARKQVARSLPDDWEVDVSFAENGQQAITAIKAGKGDVLLLDLNMPIMDGYQVLETIVKEDLPTLTVVISGDIQPEAHERVTCMGALDFIQKPVNKDKLTDILLSYGIFTREDLATNKARQASEAKQREKIELPAINKPVPKAAEAKERVYQPITLAPDLRDCYQEIANVAMGRAGDLLARLLDVFVLLPIPNVNLIEVSELNMALTSVATNETTSGVCQGFIGAGVSGEALLILNDSSFKEIASLMNYHQEIDENTELELLMDMANTLIGACLSGVSEQLDMTFSQGHPVVLGQHRNVKDLIATNAAKWRQTLAIEISYNIENYSIKCDLLLLFTEESMRTLNNKISYLLD, from the coding sequence ATGCCAACCAAATTACTTATATGCGACGACTCGAATATGGCGCGCAAACAGGTGGCGAGATCGCTGCCTGATGACTGGGAAGTCGATGTTAGTTTCGCTGAAAATGGACAGCAAGCAATTACAGCAATTAAAGCCGGTAAAGGCGATGTGTTATTGCTGGATTTGAATATGCCAATCATGGATGGTTATCAAGTACTCGAAACCATCGTCAAAGAAGATCTTCCGACCCTGACTGTGGTGATTTCTGGTGATATTCAGCCAGAAGCGCATGAGCGCGTTACCTGTATGGGTGCGTTGGACTTTATTCAAAAACCAGTCAACAAAGACAAGCTAACCGACATTTTACTGTCGTATGGTATTTTTACCCGTGAAGATCTCGCGACCAATAAAGCTCGCCAAGCAAGTGAAGCCAAGCAGCGTGAAAAAATTGAGCTTCCTGCCATCAACAAGCCTGTGCCCAAAGCGGCAGAAGCCAAAGAGCGCGTTTATCAACCCATCACTTTGGCACCTGATTTACGCGATTGCTACCAAGAAATTGCCAATGTCGCCATGGGGCGTGCTGGTGATTTGCTAGCGCGTTTATTAGATGTTTTCGTGCTGCTCCCCATCCCCAATGTGAACTTGATTGAAGTGAGTGAGCTGAATATGGCGCTGACTTCTGTTGCGACTAATGAGACTACATCAGGGGTTTGCCAAGGCTTTATTGGTGCAGGTGTCAGTGGTGAAGCGTTACTTATTTTGAACGACTCCAGCTTTAAAGAAATCGCCTCGTTGATGAACTACCATCAAGAAATCGACGAGAACACCGAGCTTGAGCTGCTGATGGACATGGCAAACACCTTGATTGGTGCGTGTTTGAGTGGCGTGTCTGAGCAGTTAGATATGACGTTTAGCCAAGGCCATCCGGTCGTACTTGGGCAACACCGCAACGTTAAAGATTTGATTGCCACCAACGCTGCCAAGTGGCGTCAAACCCTCGCCATTGAAATTAGTTACAACATTGAAAACTACTCGATTAAATGCGATTTATTATTGCTGTTTACCGAGGAATCAATGCGTACGTTAAACAATAAAATTTCCTACTTACTGGACTAG